The stretch of DNA CGGACTTCACCGGCACCGTGACCGAGATCAACCCGGAAAAGGGCAAGGTCAAGGTCATGGTCACCATCTTCGGGCGCGAGACCCCGGTGGAGCTGGACTTCTCCCAGGTGGTCAAGGCCTAAAAGGCGTCTGCACCCCCAACTTGGGGGGAGCCTAGGAGGAAAAATGAAGAAGGTCGTCGCCGTAGTCAAGCTGCAGCTGCCCGCGGGCAAGGCCACGCCCGCGCCCCCGGTGGGCCCGGCTTTGGGCCAGCACGGGGCCAACATCATGGAGTTCGTGAAGGCCTTCAACGCGGCCACTGCGGGCATGGGGGACGCCATCGTCCCCGTGGAGATCACCATTTATGCGGACCGCTCCTTCACCTTCATCACCAAGACCCCACCCGCCAGCTACCTGATCCGCAAGGCGGCGGGGCTGGAGAAGGGGGCCCACAAGGCGGGGCGGGAGAAGGTGGGGCGGATCACCTGGCAGCAGGTGCTGGAGATCGCCCGGCAGAAGATGCCCGACCTGAACACCACCGACCTCGAGGCCGCCGCCCGCATGATCGCGGGCTCGGCCCGCTCCATGGGGGTGGAGGTGGTGGGCGCGCCGGAGGTGAAGGATGCCTAAGCCCGGCAAGCGCTACCGTGCCCTTCTGGAGAAGGTGGACCCGGCCAAGGTCTACACCATCGACGAGGCCGCCCGGCTCGTCAAGGAGCTGGCCACGGCCAAGTTCGACGAGACCGTGGAGGTCCACGCCAAGCTGGGCATCGACCCCCGCAAGTCCGACCAAAACGTGCGGGGTACCGTCTCCCTGCCCCACGGCCTGGGCAAGCAGGTGCGGGTCCTGGCCATCGCCAAGGGGGAGAAGATCAAGGAGGCCGAGGAGGCGGGGGCGGACTACGCGGGCGGCGAGGAGATCATCCAGAAGATCCTGGACGGCTGGATGGACTTTGACGCCGTGGTGGCCACCCCGGACGTGATGGGGGCGGTGGGCTCCAAGCTGGGCCGGATCCTGGGCCCCCGCGGCCTCCTCCCCAACCCCAAGGCCGGTACCGTGGGCTTCAACATCGGGGAGATCATCCGGGAGATCAAGGCGGGCCGCATCGAGTTCCGCAACGACAAGACCGGGGCCATCCACGCCCCCGTGGGCAAGGCGAGCTTCCCGGAGGAGAAGCTCGCCGAGAACATCCGGGCCTTCCTCCGGGCCCTCGAGGCCAGCCGGCCTGAGGCGGCCAAGGGCACCTTCCTGCGCTCCGTCTACGTGACCAGCACCATGGGGCCCAGCATCCGCATCAACCCCCACTCCTAGAGGTTTGGGGCCTAATGGGCCAGGGGCGGCTTGACCCCTGGCCCTTTTCCCTCTAAACTCTCCTATGGCACCCCGGGCGCCCTTGCGCCCAGGCCATAGACAGCGGGGGGCCAGGGGCCTTAAACATCCCGCCGAGGCGCTTGAGGGGGAGCGTTTCGCCAAAAGCCCAGAAAAGTCGGCTGGGGTTCCCCTGCCCCAAGAGGGAGGAAGGCGTGCCGAGCAGACGCAACGTGGAGCTTCTCGCCGCCCTCAAGGAAAACCTTGCTAGGGCCCAGGGTTCCTTCTTCCTGGTGAACTACCAGGGGCTTTCCGCCAAGGAGACCCACGCCCTGCGCCAGGCCTTGAAGGAGAAGGGGGCCCGGCTCTTCGTGGCCAAGAACACCCTGATCCGCATCGCCCTCAAGGAGCTTGGCCTGCCCGAGCTGGACGGCCTCCAGGGCCCAAGCGCCGTGGTCTTCTACGGGGACCCGGTGGCGGCGGCCAAGGCCCTTGCGGAGTTCGCCAAGAAGAACCCCAAGGGGATCCCTGAGGCCAAGGGGGGGCTCCTGCAGGGCCAGCCCCTTGCGGCCAAGGACGTGGCCGCCCTGGCAGAGCTCCCCACCATGGACGAACTCAGGGCGGAGCTTTTGGGCGTCTTGCAGGCGCCCATGGCGGAACTCGTGGGGGTCCTGGGCGGCGTGGCCCGCGAGCTGGTAGGCATCCTGGAAGCGTACGCGGAGAAGAAGGCGGCGTAGGAGGTGGAGGATGGCTTTGGACATCGAGCGCATCAAGGAAGAGCTCTCTCAGGCTACGGTTCTAGAACTCAAGCAGCTCATCGACGTCCTCAAGGAGACCTGGGGCGTGACCGCGGCGGCCCCTGTGGCCGTGGCCGCAGCCCCCGCGGCGGCGGCCCCGGCCGCCCCCGTGGAGGAGAAGACCGAGTTCGACGTGGTCCTCAAGGAGGCGGGGGCCAAGAAGCTGGAGGTCATCAAGGAGCTCCGCGCCATCACCGGCTTGGGCCTCAAGGAGGCCAAGGACCTGGCGGAGAAGGGCGGCCCCATCAAGGAGGGCATCCCCAAGGCCGAGGCCGAGGAGATCAAGAAGAAGCTGG from Thermus thermamylovorans encodes:
- the rplK gene encoding 50S ribosomal protein L11 codes for the protein MKKVVAVVKLQLPAGKATPAPPVGPALGQHGANIMEFVKAFNAATAGMGDAIVPVEITIYADRSFTFITKTPPASYLIRKAAGLEKGAHKAGREKVGRITWQQVLEIARQKMPDLNTTDLEAAARMIAGSARSMGVEVVGAPEVKDA
- the rplA gene encoding 50S ribosomal protein L1, giving the protein MPKPGKRYRALLEKVDPAKVYTIDEAARLVKELATAKFDETVEVHAKLGIDPRKSDQNVRGTVSLPHGLGKQVRVLAIAKGEKIKEAEEAGADYAGGEEIIQKILDGWMDFDAVVATPDVMGAVGSKLGRILGPRGLLPNPKAGTVGFNIGEIIREIKAGRIEFRNDKTGAIHAPVGKASFPEEKLAENIRAFLRALEASRPEAAKGTFLRSVYVTSTMGPSIRINPHS
- the rplJ gene encoding 50S ribosomal protein L10, with amino-acid sequence MPSRRNVELLAALKENLARAQGSFFLVNYQGLSAKETHALRQALKEKGARLFVAKNTLIRIALKELGLPELDGLQGPSAVVFYGDPVAAAKALAEFAKKNPKGIPEAKGGLLQGQPLAAKDVAALAELPTMDELRAELLGVLQAPMAELVGVLGGVARELVGILEAYAEKKAA
- the rplL gene encoding 50S ribosomal protein L7/L12, yielding MALDIERIKEELSQATVLELKQLIDVLKETWGVTAAAPVAVAAAPAAAAPAAPVEEKTEFDVVLKEAGAKKLEVIKELRAITGLGLKEAKDLAEKGGPIKEGIPKAEAEEIKKKLEAVGAVVELK